In Eleutherodactylus coqui strain aEleCoq1 chromosome 11, aEleCoq1.hap1, whole genome shotgun sequence, a single window of DNA contains:
- the ZNF276 gene encoding zinc finger protein 276 isoform X2 — protein sequence MKRDRRGRTTACLRRASRAAAKKTAQVSRPPPSLTPELPEPRAGIGRTLSTGYCRLCHGKFSSRSLRQAFGKVPVTGGSSEKQKRMDQVFFADFQQLVGVSAQQDPRLPQFVCKDCHAQFYKCRSVLRTFIQRVNLSPTAPHSNATGGKVGSPGHVTAGPCADLITSSPECLHSLVSWTHSHAGGCCSVPSLQRVLSTQYCGIIRAVWGCREGHDYIMDTDSALPPDVQQRAESPKAPSGNGIHTDTDPVGYLLPDGMDTTPAIADTGRAGNPPARSRSPALPLETPAASCPETDSPQDQDGRTSPDTLDPALDEGTDRSDGKDDGEDRGDALSSDDSFDPYPEKRPPLRKTRPREARKAQEPRERKKPGPKPGWKKKIKREREELPTIYKCPYQGCTAVYRGADGMKKHIKEHHEDMRERPCPHPGCNKVFMIDRYLQRHVKLIHTEERNYICDQCGQAFKQRKHLSVHQMRHSGAKPLQCEVCGFQCRQRASLKYHMTKHKAEADLEFACDQCGKRFEKAHNLNVHMSMVHPLTQSPAKPPDTEPDTPSGTMEGQAMKPELAQQLPS from the exons ATGAAGCGGGACAGGCGCGGGCGGACTACGGCCTGTCTCCGGAGGGCTTCCCGGGCTGCCGCCAAGAAGACTGCACAAGTGTCCAGACCGCCGCCATCACTGACCCCGGAACTGCCGGAGCCAAGAGCGG GCATTGGACGGACGCTGAGCACTGGTTACTGCCGCCTGTGCCATGGGAAGTTCTCGTCCCGCAGTCTCCGCCAGGCGTTTGGGAAGGTGCCGGTCACCGGCGGGAGCTCGGAGAAGCAGAAGCGCATGGACCAGGTGTTCTTTGCTGATTTCCAGCAGCTGGTTGGGGTGTCGGCACAACAAGACCCCAGACTGCCGCAGTTTGTCTGCAAGGATTGCCACGCCCAGTTCTACAAGTGCCGCAGCGTCTTACGCACCTTCATACAAAGAGTGAACCTCTCCCCGACCGCTCCTCACAGCAACGCCACAGG TGGTAAAGTGGGCAGTCCGGGCCATGTGACCGCGGGCCCCTGCGCAG ATCTGATCACCTCAAGCCCCGAGTGCCTGCACAGTCTGGTCAGCTGGACCCACAGCCATGCGGGCGGATGCTGCTCCGTGCCCAGCTTGCAGCGGGTGCTATCTACACAATACTGTGGCATCATTCGGGCAGTATGGGGTTGCAGAGAGGGGCATGATTACATCATGGACACAGACTCTGCCCTCCCTCCAGATGTGCAGCAACGTGCAGAGAGTCCGAAGGCGCCAAGTGGAAATGGGATTCATACAGACACTGACCCCGTGGGGTACCTACTGCCAGACGGGATGGACACCACCCCAGCTATAGCCGATACTGGAAGGGCAGGTAATCCTCCTGCTCGGAGCCGATCGCCTGCACTGCCCCTGGAGACTCCGGCGGCCTCATGTCCCGAGACAGACTCCCCGCAGG ACCAGGATGGAAGAACGTCTCCGGACACGCTGGATCCGGCACTGGATGAGGGCACTGACCGTTCAGACGG CAAAGATGATGGAGAAGACAGAGGCGATGCATTGTCTTCAGATGACTCCTTTGACCCATATCCAGAGAAGAG GCCTCCGCTCAGAAAAACCAGACCGAGGGAAGCCCGGAAGGCCCAAGAGCCCAGAGAGAGGAAGAAGCCGGGGCCTAAACCGGGCTGGAAGAAGAAGATTAAGCGTGAACG AGAGGAGCTGCCCACTATCTACAAGTGTCCTTACCAAGGCTGCACTGCCGTCTATCGAGGAGCTGATGGGATGAAA aaACACATCAAGGAGCATCATGAAGACATGCGGGAGCGGCCGTGCCCTCATCCCGGCTGTAACAAGGTGTTCATGATAGACCGCTACCTGCAGCGACACGTCAAGCTGATTCACACTG AGGAGAGGAATTACATCTGTGACCAGTGTGGACAGGCCTTCAAGCAAAGGAAGCATTTATCTGTGCATCAGATGAGGCACTCAGGAGCCAAACCCTTACA ATGTGAAGTGTGCGGGTTCCAGTGCCGGCAGAGGGCTTCCCTCAAATATCACATGACCAAGCACAAGGCCGAGGCAGATCTGGAATTTGCATGTGACCAGTGTGGGAAACGCTTTGAGAAGGCCCATAATCTCAATGTTCACATGTCGATGGTTCATCCGCTCACCCAGAGCCCGGCGAAGCCCCCGGACACCGAACCTGACACCCCCTCAGGAACTATGGAAGGACAAGCAATGAAGCCAGAACTAGCCCAGCAGCTCCCCAGCTGA
- the ZNF276 gene encoding zinc finger protein 276 isoform X1: MKRDRRGRTTACLRRASRAAAKKTAQVSRPPPSLTPELPEPRAGIGRTLSTGYCRLCHGKFSSRSLRQAFGKVPVTGGSSEKQKRMDQVFFADFQQLVGVSAQQDPRLPQFVCKDCHAQFYKCRSVLRTFIQRVNLSPTAPHSNATGGKVGSPGHVTAGPCADLITSSPECLHSLVSWTHSHAGGCCSVPSLQRVLSTQYCGIIRAVWGCREGHDYIMDTDSALPPDVQQRAESPKAPSGNGIHTDTDPVGYLLPDGMDTTPAIADTGRAGNPPARSRSPALPLETPAASCPETDSPQDQDGRTSPDTLDPALDEGTDRSDGDSHSKDDGEDRGDALSSDDSFDPYPEKRPPLRKTRPREARKAQEPRERKKPGPKPGWKKKIKREREELPTIYKCPYQGCTAVYRGADGMKKHIKEHHEDMRERPCPHPGCNKVFMIDRYLQRHVKLIHTEERNYICDQCGQAFKQRKHLSVHQMRHSGAKPLQCEVCGFQCRQRASLKYHMTKHKAEADLEFACDQCGKRFEKAHNLNVHMSMVHPLTQSPAKPPDTEPDTPSGTMEGQAMKPELAQQLPS, from the exons ATGAAGCGGGACAGGCGCGGGCGGACTACGGCCTGTCTCCGGAGGGCTTCCCGGGCTGCCGCCAAGAAGACTGCACAAGTGTCCAGACCGCCGCCATCACTGACCCCGGAACTGCCGGAGCCAAGAGCGG GCATTGGACGGACGCTGAGCACTGGTTACTGCCGCCTGTGCCATGGGAAGTTCTCGTCCCGCAGTCTCCGCCAGGCGTTTGGGAAGGTGCCGGTCACCGGCGGGAGCTCGGAGAAGCAGAAGCGCATGGACCAGGTGTTCTTTGCTGATTTCCAGCAGCTGGTTGGGGTGTCGGCACAACAAGACCCCAGACTGCCGCAGTTTGTCTGCAAGGATTGCCACGCCCAGTTCTACAAGTGCCGCAGCGTCTTACGCACCTTCATACAAAGAGTGAACCTCTCCCCGACCGCTCCTCACAGCAACGCCACAGG TGGTAAAGTGGGCAGTCCGGGCCATGTGACCGCGGGCCCCTGCGCAG ATCTGATCACCTCAAGCCCCGAGTGCCTGCACAGTCTGGTCAGCTGGACCCACAGCCATGCGGGCGGATGCTGCTCCGTGCCCAGCTTGCAGCGGGTGCTATCTACACAATACTGTGGCATCATTCGGGCAGTATGGGGTTGCAGAGAGGGGCATGATTACATCATGGACACAGACTCTGCCCTCCCTCCAGATGTGCAGCAACGTGCAGAGAGTCCGAAGGCGCCAAGTGGAAATGGGATTCATACAGACACTGACCCCGTGGGGTACCTACTGCCAGACGGGATGGACACCACCCCAGCTATAGCCGATACTGGAAGGGCAGGTAATCCTCCTGCTCGGAGCCGATCGCCTGCACTGCCCCTGGAGACTCCGGCGGCCTCATGTCCCGAGACAGACTCCCCGCAGG ACCAGGATGGAAGAACGTCTCCGGACACGCTGGATCCGGCACTGGATGAGGGCACTGACCGTTCAGACGG TGACTCCCACAGCAAAGATGATGGAGAAGACAGAGGCGATGCATTGTCTTCAGATGACTCCTTTGACCCATATCCAGAGAAGAG GCCTCCGCTCAGAAAAACCAGACCGAGGGAAGCCCGGAAGGCCCAAGAGCCCAGAGAGAGGAAGAAGCCGGGGCCTAAACCGGGCTGGAAGAAGAAGATTAAGCGTGAACG AGAGGAGCTGCCCACTATCTACAAGTGTCCTTACCAAGGCTGCACTGCCGTCTATCGAGGAGCTGATGGGATGAAA aaACACATCAAGGAGCATCATGAAGACATGCGGGAGCGGCCGTGCCCTCATCCCGGCTGTAACAAGGTGTTCATGATAGACCGCTACCTGCAGCGACACGTCAAGCTGATTCACACTG AGGAGAGGAATTACATCTGTGACCAGTGTGGACAGGCCTTCAAGCAAAGGAAGCATTTATCTGTGCATCAGATGAGGCACTCAGGAGCCAAACCCTTACA ATGTGAAGTGTGCGGGTTCCAGTGCCGGCAGAGGGCTTCCCTCAAATATCACATGACCAAGCACAAGGCCGAGGCAGATCTGGAATTTGCATGTGACCAGTGTGGGAAACGCTTTGAGAAGGCCCATAATCTCAATGTTCACATGTCGATGGTTCATCCGCTCACCCAGAGCCCGGCGAAGCCCCCGGACACCGAACCTGACACCCCCTCAGGAACTATGGAAGGACAAGCAATGAAGCCAGAACTAGCCCAGCAGCTCCCCAGCTGA